The Beijerinckiaceae bacterium RH AL1 genome has a segment encoding these proteins:
- a CDS encoding Disulfide bond formation protein DsbA (ID:RHAL1_03085;~source:Prodigal:2.6) gives MSNGGKPKGNGKAAGGAEAEHTGWKPSFNPWLIAVSVTLAAFMEILDTTIVNVALPHIAGSLAASNDEATYALTSYLTANGIVLTVSGWISDTIGRKRYFLICLGMFTVFSFLCGIATSLPQLIIFRAFQGFFGGGLQPNQQAIILDTFPPEKRGAAFGLTAIATIVAPVLGPTLGGWITDTYSWRWIFFVNVPVGIFAVVINFILVEDPPWEKEKQKRKTRGIDYIGLSLISLGLGCLQVMVDKGEDWDWFGSPIIRTLAVLAFLGIGGAIVWLLTAKKPIVNLDIFKDKNFAIGCLFIGAMGAILYASSVIIPQFAQTELGYTATVSGLILSPGGLVVIVLIPIVGQLMTRIATRYIVMFGFFLMGCACFYSAGLVSNIDFKTLVYMRSAQTAALGFLFVPISQIAYLTLPLRYRSDGAAIFSMFRNVFGSIGISISSAMVTERTQIDQANLSKFMTPLHAGYNEYLQKAEATIMTLGRAPSTIESVAQGQLYQTYMKQAATLAYSNVFMYASVIAFCVVPFCFLITKKKASGGGGGGH, from the coding sequence ATGAGCAACGGCGGCAAGCCGAAGGGCAACGGCAAGGCCGCCGGCGGCGCGGAGGCCGAGCACACCGGCTGGAAGCCGTCGTTCAATCCCTGGCTGATCGCCGTCTCCGTGACGCTCGCGGCGTTCATGGAGATCCTCGACACGACGATCGTCAACGTCGCGCTGCCGCATATCGCCGGCTCGCTCGCCGCCTCGAACGACGAGGCGACCTACGCGCTGACCTCCTACCTCACCGCCAACGGCATCGTGCTCACCGTGTCGGGCTGGATCTCCGACACGATCGGCCGCAAGCGCTACTTCCTGATCTGCCTCGGCATGTTCACGGTGTTCTCGTTCCTTTGCGGCATCGCGACGTCGCTGCCGCAGCTCATCATCTTCCGCGCCTTCCAGGGCTTCTTCGGCGGCGGCCTGCAGCCGAACCAGCAGGCGATCATCCTCGATACCTTCCCGCCGGAGAAGCGCGGCGCCGCTTTCGGCCTCACCGCGATCGCGACGATCGTCGCGCCGGTGCTCGGCCCGACGCTCGGCGGCTGGATCACCGACACCTACTCGTGGCGCTGGATCTTCTTCGTCAACGTGCCGGTCGGCATCTTCGCGGTCGTCATCAACTTCATCCTCGTCGAGGATCCGCCGTGGGAGAAGGAAAAGCAGAAGCGCAAGACCCGCGGCATCGACTACATCGGCCTGTCCCTGATCTCGCTCGGCCTCGGCTGCCTGCAGGTGATGGTCGACAAGGGCGAGGACTGGGACTGGTTCGGGTCGCCGATCATCCGCACGCTCGCCGTTCTCGCCTTCCTCGGCATCGGCGGCGCCATCGTCTGGCTGCTCACGGCCAAGAAGCCGATCGTCAATCTCGACATCTTCAAGGACAAGAACTTCGCGATCGGCTGCCTCTTCATCGGCGCGATGGGCGCGATCCTCTACGCGAGCTCGGTGATCATCCCGCAGTTCGCGCAGACCGAGCTCGGCTACACCGCGACCGTTTCCGGCCTCATCCTGTCGCCGGGCGGCCTCGTCGTCATCGTGCTGATCCCGATCGTCGGGCAACTCATGACGCGGATCGCCACGCGCTACATCGTGATGTTCGGATTCTTCCTGATGGGCTGCGCCTGCTTCTACTCGGCGGGCCTCGTATCCAACATCGACTTCAAGACGCTCGTCTACATGCGCAGCGCGCAGACGGCGGCGCTCGGCTTCCTGTTCGTGCCGATCTCACAGATCGCCTACCTGACCTTGCCGCTGCGCTACCGTAGCGACGGCGCGGCGATCTTCTCGATGTTTCGAAACGTCTTCGGCTCGATCGGCATCTCGATCTCGAGCGCGATGGTGACGGAACGCACGCAGATCGACCAGGCGAACCTGTCGAAGTTCATGACGCCGTTGCACGCCGGCTACAACGAGTACCTGCAGAAGGCCGAGGCGACGATCATGACGCTAGGTCGCGCGCCCTCGACGATCGAGAGCGTCGCGCAGGGCCAGCTCTATCAGACATATATGAAACAGGCGGCGACTTTAGCGTATTCGAACGTCTTCATGTACGCGTCGGTGATTGCTTTTTGCGTCGTGCCGTTCTGTTTTCTGATCACCAAGAAGAAGGCTTCCGGTGGCGGAGGTGGCGGTCACTAA